The genomic interval GTTAAATCTATATTTTCTAAAAATTTAATTATGGCATTTTCCATTAAAACTATGCTTGGCATATTAAACTTTTCTATATAATCTTTGTCCATATTTCTTATGCTATTAGAACTACATATTTCCATAATATTCACCCTCCAAAACAGAATATGCAATTGCACTACTATTATTATGAGAGATACTTAAATGTACCCTTAGTGAATTATTATTTCCAACTAATTTATTTCCTATTAAATTTGCACCATTATGCAAAATAACTTCAGGTTTTCCTAATTCATTTCTAAGAATTTCAATATCTTTAAAAGAGAATCCCCTTATACCAGTTCCTAAAGCCTTACTTACAGCTTCCTTAGCAGCAAAATTTCCAGCTATAACCTCACTATTCATGTTTCTACTAATAAAATAATCTATTTCTCTTTCAGTAAATAACTTACTTAAAAAATTTTTATTATTTTGAATAGCTTGTCTAACTCTTTCTATTTCAATGATGTCCACACCAATACCTATTATCATAGAGATCCTCTCCCTTAATCATTAATATATTTATCTACTATGATACTACTAGAAAGCAAAATCAGCCACACAGTTATCAACGTCTTCACCTATAACATCAATTAGATGTATAGGTGATACTTCGTACTTATGCAATTTCTCCACTAAGACTTCTACCTTATCTTTATTTGGAGATATCTTATCAACTGAATCTCTTTCTATATTAATTAAATCTGAATCCTTAAAATCTTTTCTTTCAACTTCTATTCCATACACTGTTGTTCCCTTAAAACAACTTTCTATTAATCTATAACAGAATTTGTAACATTTATCTTCTAAATTTATTTCCTTATACAGATTTTTTACGATTTTCATTTAATTTCCTCCCTATTTCCCCTAATCTTATATAAATGTAAACCTTAATCACCTTTATCTTATCACCTTTATAAAAAAAAACATGTCAAATCATGCACATATAAACATATTTTTTATCGTTATTTAACGACATAAGTCTCTTAATAGAAACCCAAATTTCATTTTTTTTGTATTTTTCTGTGAAAATTTCTTCTTTTTTATCTTTATTTTTTTATCTTTTCATAATTTAGTAATAAATTTTATGAAAACGATGTAAATTCTATAATTTATCCACTTATTATGTAATTAGTTATATTTATGAAAATATCTAATTATGTAATAATTCTTCCTGTAATCGTTATACATAAATTAAATATTAGGGGGATTTTTTATGACTAACAAACAAAAAATGCGTAAGCGTAGAAGGGCTTTACTTTGTGTTTTTGCAGCATTTGCATTTTCTTTTAATCCTTTAGGAAAGATAGCTTACGCAACACCTAAACAAGATACAAGTGTTGTAAATTATGTGAAAACTCAAGAAGAAACTTCAAACTCAATTCAGAATCAACCAATCTCATCTTATTGGTATCCAGAAGATTTATTAAAATGGAGTGCTAACAATGATAAAGATGCAAAGTTTAATAAAAGCACAGTTCCATTAGCAAAAAGAGTCGAAAAAGATAAACTTGATACTATTAATGACACTCAAAATAAAGATGTTAAAGTTGTAGCAATTTCAATAATGAATGCTAACACTAGTGGTAATCCATCACAAGGTTCAAATAAATTTAGTGCTAATACATTCTCTTATTGGCAATACATAGATAAATTAGTTTACTGGGGCGGATCAGCTGGAGAAGGATTAATAGTTCCTCCAAGTCCAGATGTTACTGACTCAGCACACAGAAATGGGGTTCCTGTTTTAGGTACTGTATTCTTCCCTATGACAGCTCATGGTGGAAAAATGGAATGGTTAAATAAATTCCTTGAAAAAGATGCTAATGGAAACTTCCCTATAGTAGATAAATTAATTGAAGTTGCAGAAAACTATGGCTTTGATGGTTGGTTCATAAATCAAGAAACAGAAGGAACTGAACAAGAACCTTTAACTCCTGAACATGCTAAGCTTATGCAAGAATTAATAAAGCAATTTAAAGCTAAGTCTAACGGAAAATTTGAAATCATGTGGTATGATTCCATGACAAAAGATGGGGATATGGATTGGCAAAATGCTTTAACTGATAAAAATGAATATTTCTTATTAGATGGAGATAAAAACAAAGTTGCTGATAGTATGTTCTTAAATTTCTGGTGGACATATAATAGTTTAAAAGATAAAGATTTATTAAGAGTATCTAATGAAAAAGCTAAAGAAATAGGAATAAACCCTTATGACTTATATGCTGGAATAGATGTTCAAGCAAATGGATATAAAACTCCTCTTAGATGGACTCATTATCAAAGAGATGACCAAGCTCCATTTACTTCATTAGGTCTATATTGTCCAAGCTGGACTTATTTCGATGCTAAAACTCCAGAACAATTCCAAGAAAACGAAAGTAGATTATGGGTTAATGAACATGGTGATCCATCAAAGGCAACTAATGCTCAAGGAGTTGATTGGAGAGGGATTTCAACATACTCTGTTGAAAAAAGTGCTGTAACTAGCCTTCCATTTACAACTAACTTTAATATGGGTAATGGATATGATTTTTATGTTAATGGTAATAAAGTATCTACTCAAGATTGGAATAATAGAAGTTTAAATGATATAATGCCAACTTACAGATGGGTTATTTCAAATGAAGAAAATAATAATGTAAAAGCTGACATAGATTATACTACTGCTTACTATGGTGGTAACTCAATTAAACTTTCTGGTTACCTAGCTGAAGGAAAAGCTTCTACAATAAAACTTTATAGTTCTGATTTGACTTTACCTGAAGGTGTACAATTCACTACTACTGCTAAGGCTAATGGAAATACTGTAGATATGGATTTAGTTCTTACATTCCATGATGGTACAGAAACTACTATTTCTGCTGATAAGAAACTTGGTACTGATTGGACTAAACTTACTTATGATGTTTCACCATATGTAGGAAAATCAATTAAAACTATTTCTTATAAACTTTCAAGCCCAGTATGTGTTGATAACTTCTCTGCAAACTTAGGTAATATAACAATAGAAATTCCTAACTCAAGTTCAAAAGTAAATATATCTAATGCTAAATTAAATGATGTTGACTTTAAAGATGGAATATATGCAGGTGCTAGACTTTCATGGAGTCCTGAAGGAAATTCTTCTGATGTACATCATTATGAAATTTACAGAGTTATGAATGATGGAACTAAAGTTTTACTAGGTGCAACTCCTAATACAAGTTATTATGTTAGTGATTTAAGAAGAAATGATAAAGAAACAAATACTAATTTTGAGGTAATTGCTGTTAACAAAAACTATAACAGAGGAAATAGTCAAAGTATAAATATGGAATGGCCTGATTATCCTGCCCCAACAGCATCATTTAAGGTTTCAAATACCCTAATAGCCCCAGGACAATCAGTAACCTTTACTAACACTAGTTCTGAAGTTACAGAAGAAATCCAATGGAAATTCCCAGGTGCTAAAGTTGAAAGTAGTACAGAACAAAATCCAACTGTTACTTATGAAAAAGAAGGTGTTTATCCAGTAATACTTACTGCTAAAAACTCTTCTGGAGAAAATGTAGAAACTAAAACTGAACTTATAACTGTTACAAATGCTGCAAAAGATGGTTTAGTAAACTTATCACTTAATAAATCAGCTACAGCATCAAGCTTTGTAAACGAGAATGAAGCTCCTCAATATGCTTTAGATGGAAATGTTAAAACTAAATGGTGTGCCGTAGGCTCTGCTCCTCATACATTAACAATAGATTTAGGAGATATTAAAACTATAGGAGAATTAGAAATAAGCCATGCAGAAGCAGGTGGAGAAAGCAGTGGTATGAACACTAAAGCTTACTCTCTTGAAGTTAGTAATGATGGTGAAAACTTTACTCCTGTATTAAATGTAGATGATAATACAAAGGCTATAAGCAATGATGCTTTCCCTGTTACTAAAGCTAGATATGTTAGATTAAATATTATTCAGCCAACTCAAGGTGCAGACTCTGCAGCTAGAATATACGAGGTTGCTGTAAAGGGATTAGATGGAAATGTTGATTTACCACCTGTAATAAACCCTGATGATTCAAATAAACCAGTTGATCCTGATAAGCCAGTAAATCCAGACAAACCAAACAATCCTGAAAGCCCAGATAATCCTGGTAATACAGATAAACCTGTTAATCCTGATCAACCTGGCGATTCTGAAAAACCAGAAAATCCAAACAAACCTGGTGATACAGAAAATTCAGGTGAAAAACCTTCTGAGCCATCTGCTTTAGTTAGTAAAGAAATTACTGAAAATAGTGCTTTATTAAGTTGGAAGGCTCCTGAAAAAGTAGACTTAATTAAAGAGTACGTTATTTATCAAGATGGAAAAGAAATTGGTAGAGTTCCTGCTGACAAAACTCCACTTGAGTTCTTAGCTAAAGACTTAAAACCTAATACTAAATATAACTTCCAAGTATCTTCAATTGATAAAAACGGAAAAGAATCAGATAAAATATCATTAGAAGTTACTACAAATAAAAAAGATAATGGAAATTTACCTAATACAGGATCACCTATAGGGGCTGGTACTTTAGCTACTACTGGACTTGCTTTATCATCTGCTGGTGTTTATTTAACTTTAAAGAAAAAAAAAAATAAATAATGAATTATAAATAAAAATCAATTTAAAATAGCCATACTTTAGTATGGCTATTTTTACTTCTATCCAAAGATATTTTTACAGTTTATACCAAGGGTTTCATGCAATTTTTAACTAAAACTTATTAAATATTCATGCTAATTTTCTGAAAATTCTCAATTGTTTTTTAGTTTAAAAATCAGTTAATAATGCCCAATTTCTATTTACTTTTAACCCTAAAAGTGTATAATTAATAATATCAAATAATAAATTTTATTAATTGATATTATTAATTAATTAAAAGGATAATTACACTTTTTTATATCATTTTATCAAATATTTATAAATTTGTTTAACATAGTGAAATAATTATTGGTAATTCTATATAAAGCTAATTTGTACTTTTAATTAATTTAATATCATTTTAGGTTTATGTATAAAATAATTCTTAATTTATAAAAAATATTACATTTTGAAGGGAGGTAGCTGCATATTATTCTACAAAAAATATGTAGCGTATGTAGTGAAGCACTTAAATATTAAAGACGATTTATTTTGGGTAGGAGCATTAGATCCAAACCTTAGAGTATTTGACATAATAATGTACACACCTTACGGAACAACTTATAATTCATATGTTGTAAAAGGTAGTGAAAAAACAGCAATATTTGAAACTGTAAAAGCTGAATTCTTCGATCAGTATATAGCAAGATTAAAAGACTTAGGTGTAGAACCTTCAGAAATTGACTATATCGTTGTAAGTCATACTGAGCCTGACCATGCTGGTTCTATAGGTAAAATATTAGAATTAGCTCCTAAGGCTAAAATAGTAGCGTCACCTATAGCTATTAACTATATAAAAGAAATAGTTAATGGAGATTTCGAATCAATCCCAGTTAAAGATGGAGATTCAATTTCTTTAGGAAATAAAACTTTAAAATTCATGTCAGTACCATTCTTACACTGGCCTGATACAATCTACACTTACGTAGAAGAAGATAAAACTCTTATCACTTGTGATTCATTCGGAAGCCACTATTCTTGTGAAGAAATGTTTGATGATTTAATTCCTAATGAAGAAGAATATATGGAAGCATTAAAATACTACTTTGATTGTATAATGGGACCATTTAAACCATATGTTTTAAAAGCTCTTGATAAAATAAAAGGATTAGACATAGAAATAATCTGTCCAGGTCATGGTCCAATCTTAAGATCTAACCCATATAAAGTGGTTAATCTTTATAAAGAATGGAGTACTCCAGCTCCAGCTAAGGAAGTTAAAAAAGCTTCAATATTCTATGTTTCTGCATATGGATATACTAAACAATTAGCTGAAAAAATAGCTGAAGGTATTAAATCAACTGGAAACTTAGACATAAATCTATTTAATATAATAGAACATGATATGACAGAATTAGTTGGCGAAGTTGGTTCATCAGATGCTATATTATTTGGTTCTCCAACAAT from Clostridium perfringens carries:
- the acpS gene encoding holo-ACP synthase, producing the protein MIIGIGVDIIEIERVRQAIQNNKNFLSKLFTEREIDYFISRNMNSEVIAGNFAAKEAVSKALGTGIRGFSFKDIEILRNELGKPEVILHNGANLIGNKLVGNNNSLRVHLSISHNNSSAIAYSVLEGEYYGNM
- a CDS encoding DUF6514 family protein yields the protein MKIVKNLYKEINLEDKCYKFCYRLIESCFKGTTVYGIEVERKDFKDSDLINIERDSVDKISPNKDKVEVLVEKLHKYEVSPIHLIDVIGEDVDNCVADFAF
- a CDS encoding endo-beta-N-acetylglucosaminidase gives rise to the protein MTNKQKMRKRRRALLCVFAAFAFSFNPLGKIAYATPKQDTSVVNYVKTQEETSNSIQNQPISSYWYPEDLLKWSANNDKDAKFNKSTVPLAKRVEKDKLDTINDTQNKDVKVVAISIMNANTSGNPSQGSNKFSANTFSYWQYIDKLVYWGGSAGEGLIVPPSPDVTDSAHRNGVPVLGTVFFPMTAHGGKMEWLNKFLEKDANGNFPIVDKLIEVAENYGFDGWFINQETEGTEQEPLTPEHAKLMQELIKQFKAKSNGKFEIMWYDSMTKDGDMDWQNALTDKNEYFLLDGDKNKVADSMFLNFWWTYNSLKDKDLLRVSNEKAKEIGINPYDLYAGIDVQANGYKTPLRWTHYQRDDQAPFTSLGLYCPSWTYFDAKTPEQFQENESRLWVNEHGDPSKATNAQGVDWRGISTYSVEKSAVTSLPFTTNFNMGNGYDFYVNGNKVSTQDWNNRSLNDIMPTYRWVISNEENNNVKADIDYTTAYYGGNSIKLSGYLAEGKASTIKLYSSDLTLPEGVQFTTTAKANGNTVDMDLVLTFHDGTETTISADKKLGTDWTKLTYDVSPYVGKSIKTISYKLSSPVCVDNFSANLGNITIEIPNSSSKVNISNAKLNDVDFKDGIYAGARLSWSPEGNSSDVHHYEIYRVMNDGTKVLLGATPNTSYYVSDLRRNDKETNTNFEVIAVNKNYNRGNSQSINMEWPDYPAPTASFKVSNTLIAPGQSVTFTNTSSEVTEEIQWKFPGAKVESSTEQNPTVTYEKEGVYPVILTAKNSSGENVETKTELITVTNAAKDGLVNLSLNKSATASSFVNENEAPQYALDGNVKTKWCAVGSAPHTLTIDLGDIKTIGELEISHAEAGGESSGMNTKAYSLEVSNDGENFTPVLNVDDNTKAISNDAFPVTKARYVRLNIIQPTQGADSAARIYEVAVKGLDGNVDLPPVINPDDSNKPVDPDKPVNPDKPNNPESPDNPGNTDKPVNPDQPGDSEKPENPNKPGDTENSGEKPSEPSALVSKEITENSALLSWKAPEKVDLIKEYVIYQDGKEIGRVPADKTPLEFLAKDLKPNTKYNFQVSSIDKNGKESDKISLEVTTNKKDNGNLPNTGSPIGAGTLATTGLALSSAGVYLTLKKKKNK
- a CDS encoding FprA family A-type flavoprotein translates to MKHLNIKDDLFWVGALDPNLRVFDIIMYTPYGTTYNSYVVKGSEKTAIFETVKAEFFDQYIARLKDLGVEPSEIDYIVVSHTEPDHAGSIGKILELAPKAKIVASPIAINYIKEIVNGDFESIPVKDGDSISLGNKTLKFMSVPFLHWPDTIYTYVEEDKTLITCDSFGSHYSCEEMFDDLIPNEEEYMEALKYYFDCIMGPFKPYVLKALDKIKGLDIEIICPGHGPILRSNPYKVVNLYKEWSTPAPAKEVKKASIFYVSAYGYTKQLAEKIAEGIKSTGNLDINLFNIIEHDMTELVGEVGSSDAILFGSPTIVNELVEPVRDLMAKLNPVIHGGKIAGAFGSYGWSGEAVPRIESRLKELRMKMPVEGLRIKFKPSEEEAQKAFDFGVEIGNALK